In Fusarium verticillioides 7600 chromosome 4, whole genome shotgun sequence, the following proteins share a genomic window:
- a CDS encoding ubiquitin-like 1-activating enzyme E1 B: MNATSADQTPAQTLNTAMASAPAITPASKQQPQIQTQLQQQQQQRKTASSENESRKRTPAMTRDRHNQQSLGASLNTSVKQARVLMVGAGGIGCELLKNMVLTGFGEIHIVDLDTIDLSNLNRQFLFRHEHIKKSKALVAKEAAERFNPNVKIVAHHGNIKDDEFTVAWFQQFHIAFNALDNLEARRHVNKMCLAADVPLIESGTTGFNGQVQVIKKGVTACYDCTPKEAPKSFPVCTIRSTPSQPIHCIVWGKSYLLNEIFGTSEDQAAFDHSTDADNAKEIEELKKESEALKMIRDATGTSKFPQMLFDKVFSADIERLRSVEGMWTSRRAPEPLEYQTILAQAGDAIANKDKALNDDQRVWSLEESLAVFNDSLDRLSKRILELKKNKNPEDPDPTITFDKDDIDTLDFVTASANIRSTIFGIDKKSRFDTKQMAGNIIPAIATTNAIVAGLCVLQSFKVLKGEYAQSKEVFLTPFAPARLLAPDRSREPNPECPVCSVYFTTIVADLSRATLKDLVDDIVLSKLGFEGKEFVVNNDIGTLVECFEDGDDENLPKKLTDLGIKKDSFLTVIDQDDEDTFVNVVINVQEGTLKEDEKPVKATFPDAPEIPRRPKKLQPVSANGNGELNNGQAVSAEPKGIKRPHGEDAEPPLKKLKITEPGTDIVDVDEVQSHAAAGAIVIDD; the protein is encoded by the exons ATGAATGCGACAAGCGCCGATCAGACTCCGGCCCAGACACTGAATACAGCTatggcttcagctccagctaTTACTCCAGCCTCTAAGCAGCAACCACAAATACAAACACAActacagcaacagcagcagcagaggaaAACTGCTTCATCCGAGAACGAATCCCGGAAACGCACGCCGGCCATGACGCGTGACCGACACAACCAGCAGTCGCTAGGCGCATCACTCAATACCTCTGTCAAGCAG GCTCGTGTGCTCATGGTTGGTGCTGGCGGAATTGGATGCGAGTTGCTCAAGAATATGGTCCTCACAGGCTTTGGCGAAATACATATTGTTGACCTCGATACCATCGACCTTTCGAATCTGAACCGACAGTTTCTTTTCCGTCACGAACACATAAAAAAATCCAAGGCTCTA GTGGCCAAGGAGGCAGCAGAACGGTTCAATCCCAATGTCAAAATTGTCGCACACCATGGCAATATAAAGGACGATGAATTCACTGTGGCCTGGTTCCAGCAATTCCACATTGCTTTCAATGCTCTTGATAACCTCGAAGCGCGCAGGCACGTCAATAAGATGTGCCTGGCAGCTGATGTACCCCTGATCGAGAGTGGCACCACCGGATTCAATGGCCAGGTGCAGGTTATCAAAAAAGGCGTTACTGCATGCTACGACTGCACTCCGAAGGAAGCACCCAAGTCCTTCCCTGTGTGTACAATTCGAAGCACCCCCAGCCAACCCATCCACTGCATTGTATGGGGTAAAAGTTATTTGCTCAA CGAGATATTTGGCACAAGTGAAGATCAGGCCGCGTTTGACCACTCAACAGATGCCGACAATG ccaaggagattgaggagttgaagaaagaatCTGAAGCCCTCAAGATGATTCGGGATGCTACTGGCACGTCCAAGTTCCCTCAGATGTTATTTGACAAGGTGTTCAGCGCCGACATCGAGCGACTACGTTCCGTGGAGGGGATGTGGACGTCCCGGCGAGCTCCTGAACCTCTTGAATATCAGACCATTCTCGCACAGGCTGGCGATGCTATcgccaacaaggacaaggctcTGAACGACGATCAGCGGGTTTGGTCCCTGGAAGAGAGTCTAGCGGTCTTCAATGACAGTCTTGACCGACTAAGCAAGCGAATtcttgaactcaagaagaacaaaaatCCCGAAGACCCCGACCCCACAATCACATTTGACAAGGATGACATTGATACCCTTGACTTTGTGACAGCAAGCGCCAACATTCGCTCAACAATCTTTGGAATTGACAAGAAGTCTCGTTTCGATACCAAACAGATGGCAGGCAACATTATTCCAGCGATTGCCACAACCAACGCAATCGTCGCTGGTCTCTGTGTTCTTCAGTCTTTCAAAGTTCTGAAGGGCGAGTATGCACAGTCCAAGGAGGTCTTCCTGACCCCCTTTGCCCCAGCTCGACTTCTGGCCCCTGATAGGTCCAGAGAGCCAAATCCCGAATGCCCCGTTTGTAGTGTTTACTTTACAACTATTGTTGCAGATCTGTCTCGGGCGACTCTCAAGGATCTCGTTGATGACATCGTCTTGTCAAAACTGGGATTTGAAGGCAAGGAGTTTGTCGTGAACAACGACATAGGAACCTTGGTTGAATGTTTTGAAGACGGCGACGACGAGAATCTACCCAAAAAGCTGACTGATCTCG GTATAAAGAAGGACTCGTTCTTGACTGTCATCGACCAGGACGACGAAGACACGTTCGTCAATGTGGTTATCAATGTCCAAGAAgg TACATTgaaagaagacgagaaaCCGGTCAAGGCTACATTCCCGGATGCCCCTGAAATTCCACGCCGACCAAAGAAGCTCCAGCCAGTCTCCGCGAATGGCAATGGGGAACTCAACAACGGGCAGGCCGTTAGTGCCGAGCCTAAGGGTATCAAGAGACCGCATGGAGAGGACGCTGAACCACCtctcaagaaactcaagaTCACCGAACCCGGAACCGACATTGTAGACGTGGACGAAGTCCAAAGCCATGCCGCCGCCGGCGCTATCGTCATTGACGACTGA
- a CDS encoding ubiquitin-like 1-activating enzyme E1 B → MLTRIAQARVLMVGAGGIGCELLKNMVLTGFGEIHIVDLDTIDLSNLNRQFLFRHEHIKKSKALVAKEAAERFNPNVKIVAHHGNIKDDEFTVAWFQQFHIAFNALDNLEARRHVNKMCLAADVPLIESGTTGFNGQVQVIKKGVTACYDCTPKEAPKSFPVCTIRSTPSQPIHCIVWGKSYLLNEIFGTSEDQAAFDHSTDADNAKEIEELKKESEALKMIRDATGTSKFPQMLFDKVFSADIERLRSVEGMWTSRRAPEPLEYQTILAQAGDAIANKDKALNDDQRVWSLEESLAVFNDSLDRLSKRILELKKNKNPEDPDPTITFDKDDIDTLDFVTASANIRSTIFGIDKKSRFDTKQMAGNIIPAIATTNAIVAGLCVLQSFKVLKGEYAQSKEVFLTPFAPARLLAPDRSREPNPECPVCSVYFTTIVADLSRATLKDLVDDIVLSKLGFEGKEFVVNNDIGTLVECFEDGDDENLPKKLTDLGIKKDSFLTVIDQDDEDTFVNVVINVQEGTLKEDEKPVKATFPDAPEIPRRPKKLQPVSANGNGELNNGQAVSAEPKGIKRPHGEDAEPPLKKLKITEPGTDIVDVDEVQSHAAAGAIVIDD, encoded by the exons ATGCTAACTCGGATCGCGCAGGCTCGTGTGCTCATGGTTGGTGCTGGCGGAATTGGATGCGAGTTGCTCAAGAATATGGTCCTCACAGGCTTTGGCGAAATACATATTGTTGACCTCGATACCATCGACCTTTCGAATCTGAACCGACAGTTTCTTTTCCGTCACGAACACATAAAAAAATCCAAGGCTCTA GTGGCCAAGGAGGCAGCAGAACGGTTCAATCCCAATGTCAAAATTGTCGCACACCATGGCAATATAAAGGACGATGAATTCACTGTGGCCTGGTTCCAGCAATTCCACATTGCTTTCAATGCTCTTGATAACCTCGAAGCGCGCAGGCACGTCAATAAGATGTGCCTGGCAGCTGATGTACCCCTGATCGAGAGTGGCACCACCGGATTCAATGGCCAGGTGCAGGTTATCAAAAAAGGCGTTACTGCATGCTACGACTGCACTCCGAAGGAAGCACCCAAGTCCTTCCCTGTGTGTACAATTCGAAGCACCCCCAGCCAACCCATCCACTGCATTGTATGGGGTAAAAGTTATTTGCTCAA CGAGATATTTGGCACAAGTGAAGATCAGGCCGCGTTTGACCACTCAACAGATGCCGACAATG ccaaggagattgaggagttgaagaaagaatCTGAAGCCCTCAAGATGATTCGGGATGCTACTGGCACGTCCAAGTTCCCTCAGATGTTATTTGACAAGGTGTTCAGCGCCGACATCGAGCGACTACGTTCCGTGGAGGGGATGTGGACGTCCCGGCGAGCTCCTGAACCTCTTGAATATCAGACCATTCTCGCACAGGCTGGCGATGCTATcgccaacaaggacaaggctcTGAACGACGATCAGCGGGTTTGGTCCCTGGAAGAGAGTCTAGCGGTCTTCAATGACAGTCTTGACCGACTAAGCAAGCGAATtcttgaactcaagaagaacaaaaatCCCGAAGACCCCGACCCCACAATCACATTTGACAAGGATGACATTGATACCCTTGACTTTGTGACAGCAAGCGCCAACATTCGCTCAACAATCTTTGGAATTGACAAGAAGTCTCGTTTCGATACCAAACAGATGGCAGGCAACATTATTCCAGCGATTGCCACAACCAACGCAATCGTCGCTGGTCTCTGTGTTCTTCAGTCTTTCAAAGTTCTGAAGGGCGAGTATGCACAGTCCAAGGAGGTCTTCCTGACCCCCTTTGCCCCAGCTCGACTTCTGGCCCCTGATAGGTCCAGAGAGCCAAATCCCGAATGCCCCGTTTGTAGTGTTTACTTTACAACTATTGTTGCAGATCTGTCTCGGGCGACTCTCAAGGATCTCGTTGATGACATCGTCTTGTCAAAACTGGGATTTGAAGGCAAGGAGTTTGTCGTGAACAACGACATAGGAACCTTGGTTGAATGTTTTGAAGACGGCGACGACGAGAATCTACCCAAAAAGCTGACTGATCTCG GTATAAAGAAGGACTCGTTCTTGACTGTCATCGACCAGGACGACGAAGACACGTTCGTCAATGTGGTTATCAATGTCCAAGAAgg TACATTgaaagaagacgagaaaCCGGTCAAGGCTACATTCCCGGATGCCCCTGAAATTCCACGCCGACCAAAGAAGCTCCAGCCAGTCTCCGCGAATGGCAATGGGGAACTCAACAACGGGCAGGCCGTTAGTGCCGAGCCTAAGGGTATCAAGAGACCGCATGGAGAGGACGCTGAACCACCtctcaagaaactcaagaTCACCGAACCCGGAACCGACATTGTAGACGTGGACGAAGTCCAAAGCCATGCCGCCGCCGGCGCTATCGTCATTGACGACTGA
- a CDS encoding replication factor C subunit 3/5: MSDIGDEMDVDVPVVSKDVMFSSEAKQGKRSAANLPVEAEDSLPWVEKYRPNTLDDVSGHQDILATINKFIDQNRLPHLLLYGPPGTGKTSTILALARRIYGAANMRQMVLELNASDDRGIDVVREQIKTFASTKQIFSLGGASARAGNSMAGFKLIVLDEADAMTSTAQMALRRIMEKYTTNTRFCIIANYSHKLSPALLSRCTRFRFSPLKEGDIRVLVDKVVDEEHVRIGGEAVDALVKLSKGDMRRALNVLQACHASSTPLRAKDAPKVPDSEIERENITTETIYNCIAAPPPDAIKEIVSTLLKTSDVTSCLNTINALKVSRGLALADIITALSEELVKLEVGPEVMITWLDGLANIEHRVAGGGSELIQTGAVVGVVRNGVELMSR; encoded by the exons ATGTCTGATATtggggatgagatggacgTTGACGTCCCCGTTGTCAGCAAAGATGTGATGTTTTCCtctgaagccaagcaagGCAAGCGAAGTGCTGCCAATCTGccagttgaggctgaggataGTCTCCCTTG GGTTGAAAAGTACCGCCCAAACACCCTCGACGACGTCTCGGGCCATCAAGATATCCTCGCTACTATCAACAAATTCATTGACCAGAATCGTCTCCCTCATCTACTCCTCTACGGTCCTCCAGGTACCGGAAAAACGTCGACAATTCTGGCCCTTGCTCGTCGTATCTACGGAGCTGCGAATATGCGCCAAATGGTTCTCGAACTCAATGCCTCAGATGACCGTGGTATTGATGTAGTGCGGGAGCAGATCAAGACATTTGCTAGTACCAAAcagatcttctccttgggtGGTGCATCTGCCCGCGCAGGCAACTCGATGGCTGGATTTAAGCTCATTGTTctggatgaggctgatgctATGACGAGCACAGCCCAGATGGCGCTACGACGGATAATGGAGAAGTACACCACTAACACACGATTCTGTATCATTGCAAACTATTCCCACAAGCTTAGCCCAGCACTTCTGAGTCGATGCACACGGTTCCGCTTCAGTCCGCTGAAGGAGGGTGATATTAGGGTGCTGGTTGACAAGGTGGTGGATGAGGAGCATGTTAGGATTGGCGGAGAGGCGGTCGATGcgttggtgaagttgagcAAGGGTGATATGCGAAGAGCACTGAACGTTCTACAGGCCTGTCACGCATCAA GCACACCATTGCGAGCGAAGGATGCACCTAAAGTGCCTGACAGCGAAATTGAACGCGAAAACATCACAACGGAGACTATTTATAACTGCATTGCGGCACCCCCACCTGATGCCATTAAAGAGATTGTGTCGACGCTGCTGAAGACATCTGATGTCACAAGTTGTCTAAACACTATTAACGCTCTCAAGGTGTCGCGAGGTCTTGCGCTGGCGGATATCATCACGGCGCTCTCCGAGGAGTTGGTGAAGCTAGAGGTTGGTCCTGAGGTGATGATCACCTGGCTGGATGGTCTCGCCAACATCGAGCATAGAGTCGCCGGTGGAGGCAGTGAGTTGATTCAGACTGGAGCAGTTGTTGGAGTTGTCCGAAACggagttgagttgatgagccGATAA
- a CDS encoding ubiquitin-like 1-activating enzyme E1 B gives MVGAGGIGCELLKNMVLTGFGEIHIVDLDTIDLSNLNRQFLFRHEHIKKSKALVAKEAAERFNPNVKIVAHHGNIKDDEFTVAWFQQFHIAFNALDNLEARRHVNKMCLAADVPLIESGTTGFNGQVQVIKKGVTACYDCTPKEAPKSFPVCTIRSTPSQPIHCIVWGKSYLLNEIFGTSEDQAAFDHSTDADNAKEIEELKKESEALKMIRDATGTSKFPQMLFDKVFSADIERLRSVEGMWTSRRAPEPLEYQTILAQAGDAIANKDKALNDDQRVWSLEESLAVFNDSLDRLSKRILELKKNKNPEDPDPTITFDKDDIDTLDFVTASANIRSTIFGIDKKSRFDTKQMAGNIIPAIATTNAIVAGLCVLQSFKVLKGEYAQSKEVFLTPFAPARLLAPDRSREPNPECPVCSVYFTTIVADLSRATLKDLVDDIVLSKLGFEGKEFVVNNDIGTLVECFEDGDDENLPKKLTDLGIKKDSFLTVIDQDDEDTFVNVVINVQEGTLKEDEKPVKATFPDAPEIPRRPKKLQPVSANGNGELNNGQAVSAEPKGIKRPHGEDAEPPLKKLKITEPGTDIVDVDEVQSHAAAGAIVIDD, from the exons ATGGTTGGTGCTGGCGGAATTGGATGCGAGTTGCTCAAGAATATGGTCCTCACAGGCTTTGGCGAAATACATATTGTTGACCTCGATACCATCGACCTTTCGAATCTGAACCGACAGTTTCTTTTCCGTCACGAACACATAAAAAAATCCAAGGCTCTA GTGGCCAAGGAGGCAGCAGAACGGTTCAATCCCAATGTCAAAATTGTCGCACACCATGGCAATATAAAGGACGATGAATTCACTGTGGCCTGGTTCCAGCAATTCCACATTGCTTTCAATGCTCTTGATAACCTCGAAGCGCGCAGGCACGTCAATAAGATGTGCCTGGCAGCTGATGTACCCCTGATCGAGAGTGGCACCACCGGATTCAATGGCCAGGTGCAGGTTATCAAAAAAGGCGTTACTGCATGCTACGACTGCACTCCGAAGGAAGCACCCAAGTCCTTCCCTGTGTGTACAATTCGAAGCACCCCCAGCCAACCCATCCACTGCATTGTATGGGGTAAAAGTTATTTGCTCAA CGAGATATTTGGCACAAGTGAAGATCAGGCCGCGTTTGACCACTCAACAGATGCCGACAATG ccaaggagattgaggagttgaagaaagaatCTGAAGCCCTCAAGATGATTCGGGATGCTACTGGCACGTCCAAGTTCCCTCAGATGTTATTTGACAAGGTGTTCAGCGCCGACATCGAGCGACTACGTTCCGTGGAGGGGATGTGGACGTCCCGGCGAGCTCCTGAACCTCTTGAATATCAGACCATTCTCGCACAGGCTGGCGATGCTATcgccaacaaggacaaggctcTGAACGACGATCAGCGGGTTTGGTCCCTGGAAGAGAGTCTAGCGGTCTTCAATGACAGTCTTGACCGACTAAGCAAGCGAATtcttgaactcaagaagaacaaaaatCCCGAAGACCCCGACCCCACAATCACATTTGACAAGGATGACATTGATACCCTTGACTTTGTGACAGCAAGCGCCAACATTCGCTCAACAATCTTTGGAATTGACAAGAAGTCTCGTTTCGATACCAAACAGATGGCAGGCAACATTATTCCAGCGATTGCCACAACCAACGCAATCGTCGCTGGTCTCTGTGTTCTTCAGTCTTTCAAAGTTCTGAAGGGCGAGTATGCACAGTCCAAGGAGGTCTTCCTGACCCCCTTTGCCCCAGCTCGACTTCTGGCCCCTGATAGGTCCAGAGAGCCAAATCCCGAATGCCCCGTTTGTAGTGTTTACTTTACAACTATTGTTGCAGATCTGTCTCGGGCGACTCTCAAGGATCTCGTTGATGACATCGTCTTGTCAAAACTGGGATTTGAAGGCAAGGAGTTTGTCGTGAACAACGACATAGGAACCTTGGTTGAATGTTTTGAAGACGGCGACGACGAGAATCTACCCAAAAAGCTGACTGATCTCG GTATAAAGAAGGACTCGTTCTTGACTGTCATCGACCAGGACGACGAAGACACGTTCGTCAATGTGGTTATCAATGTCCAAGAAgg TACATTgaaagaagacgagaaaCCGGTCAAGGCTACATTCCCGGATGCCCCTGAAATTCCACGCCGACCAAAGAAGCTCCAGCCAGTCTCCGCGAATGGCAATGGGGAACTCAACAACGGGCAGGCCGTTAGTGCCGAGCCTAAGGGTATCAAGAGACCGCATGGAGAGGACGCTGAACCACCtctcaagaaactcaagaTCACCGAACCCGGAACCGACATTGTAGACGTGGACGAAGTCCAAAGCCATGCCGCCGCCGGCGCTATCGTCATTGACGACTGA